A genomic segment from Spinacia oleracea cultivar Varoflay chromosome 3, BTI_SOV_V1, whole genome shotgun sequence encodes:
- the LOC110787649 gene encoding uncharacterized protein — MDTEDEIDQLLLSQSDQIPKPKRLKKTDSIANNIPTCSAPSNEFDKLDKGDESDGLDPLFGDPNQFSAKRVLEFDGFGSEDDPDFEENEKKNEATKKRQSSVEIHGAKEKKRRVKSDVVKNKSLISHRKEKKERKARSNQQADFQRVMRDMKGVGFKPVPMVEKSISSVLEKIRKRKMEVSKKWAYFTQEDEDEDEGKGNKDGGVEKFEAKEVEGVEKDEDKENGDVENNWAKNDEGVEKDQAKDGEGIEKDEAIASPIKTSEDKTEASDEQTSDANASVDEIQESFRAPINDTEELLLDSERINSQDDELIESSCPVAPSMKLKWDSAVNDDMSSSDEESDKENTDPHPKHTSSTATGDPVKHFLDEEALEDDSDDGLLHSQGQDEEDNSDTEDNCDYIATDVKEKPIDGEMRNQLHQQWEQQHDESVTKRLLQKLKYGTKEREPSISDDEDAYKTEDEQGVSDKDVPYMCASRVTAKKLKQMIPQMFTDKDDVYVSSDDEETEKLLSKQCLLQKVEMDRQPKFVVDETSGEVFGRIKKLNVIPETKKKAKQPSIFDALLHKGSSSNSSKSSFLRRASSHPVPSSHRQGSNTGKSFIFGRDDSNSRSSMSSLEDSLNLGQKDSQQKKNTCAKFTSSQTKWTTQHTEITSETDNTTSLFDILSSSSVETTHDTRDNAVDQQAVFAAFKSVKKQVKIERRSYQGP, encoded by the exons ATGGATACTGAAGATGAAATCGATCAACTGCTCTTGTCGCAGTCGGATCAAATTCCGAAGCCGAAGCGGTTGAAGAAGACTGATTCGATTGCAAACAATATCCCCACTTGTTCTGCTCCATCCAATGAATTTGATAAGTTGGATAAAGGGGATGAATCGGATGGTTTAGATCCTTTATTCGGGgacccaaatcagttttcggcgaaaagggttttggaatttgATGGGTTTGGGTCTGAGGATGATCCGGATTTTGAGGAAAATGAGAAGAAGAACGAGGCTACAAAGAAAAGGCAAAGTTCGGTGGAGATTCATGGTGCTAAAGAGAAGAAGAGAAGGGTCAAGAGTGATGTAGTGAAGAACAAATCGTTGATTTCGCAtcgaaaggaaaagaaa GAGAGGAAAGCGCGTTCCAATCAGCAAGCTGATTTTCAAAGGGTGATGAGAG ATATGAAAGGGGTTGGTTTTAAGCCAGTACCCATGGTTGAGAAATCGATTTCTTCGGTATTGGAAAAGATTAGGAAAAGGAAGATGGAGGTGTCTAAAAAGTGGGCCTATTTCACCCAagaggatgaggatgaggatgagggTAAGGGTAACAAAGATGGAGGCGTTGAGAAATTTGAGGCGAAAGAAGTTGAAGGTGTTGAAAAAGATGAGGATAAGGAAAATGGGGATGTCGAAAACAATTGGGCTAAGAATGATGAAGGTGTTGAGAAAGATCAAGCCAAGGACGGTGAAGGTATTGAAAAAGATGAGGCCATTGCCTCCCCAATAAAAACAAGTGAAGATAAAACCGAAGCAAGTGATGAGCAAACTAGTGATGCAAAT GCTTCGGTTGATGAAATACAAGAGTCATTTCGTGCACCAATAAATGATACAGAG GAGCTGTTATTGGATTCTGAAAGGATTAATTCGCAAGATGATGAGTTGATTGAGTCTAGCTGTCCTGTAGCTCCATCAATGAAGTTAAAATGGGATTCTGCTGTTAATGATGACAT GTCTTCTAGTGATGAAGAAAGTGACAAGGAGAATACTGACCCCCATCCAAAACACACAAGTTCCACAGCGACTGGTGATCCAGTCAAACACTTTTTGGATGAAGAAGCGTTAGAAGATGATAGTGATGATGGTCTTTTGCACTCTCAAGGTCAAGATGAAGAAGATAATTCTGATACGGAAGATAATTGTGATTACATTGCTACTGATGTTAAAGAAAAGCCAATTGATGGTGAAATGCGTAACCAACTGCACCAACAATGGGAACAGCAACACGATGAATCTGTGACAAAAAGGCTGTTGCAGAAGCTAAAATATGGTACAAAGGAAAGGGAACCATCCATTTCTGATGACGAGGATGCTTATAAAACAGAAGATGAACAAGGCGTATCTGATAAAGATGTACCTTACATGTGCGCTTCTCGTGTAACTGCCAAAAAGCTAAAGCAAATGATTCCGCAAATGTTTACAGATAAAGATGATGTTTATGTGTCATCTGATGATGAAGAAACTGAAAAATTGTTGTCTAAGCAATGCTTGCTTCAGAAAGTG GAAATGGATAGGCAGCCTAAATTTGTAGTGGACGAGACATCTGGGGAAGTTTTTGGTCGTATAAAGAAGCTCAATGTCATTCCTGAAACTAAGAAGAAAGCAAAACAACCAT caatatttgATGCTCTTCTCCATAAAGGGAGCAGCAGCAACTCATCAAAG TCTTCTTTTCTGCGACGAGCATCAAGCCATCCTGTGCCATCAAGCCATAGGCAAGGATCAAACACTGGAAAATCATTTATATTTGGACGAGATGACAGCAATAGCAGGAGCTCTATGTCTTCGCTGGAAGATTCCCTCAATTTG GGTCAAAAAGACAGTCAGCAGAAGAAGAATACTTGTGCCAAATTTACTAGCTCTCAAACTAAGTGGACTACCCAACACACAGAGATCACAAGTGAAACAGATAATACCACTTCATTATTTGATATACTCAGCTCCTCTTCTGTTGAAACAACTCATGATACTCGGGATAACGCAGTTGATCAACAAGCAGTGTTTGCTGCATTTAAATCAGTCAAGAAACAAGTAAAGATTGAGAGAAGATCTTATCAAGGACCTTAG